From Mastacembelus armatus chromosome 13, fMasArm1.2, whole genome shotgun sequence, one genomic window encodes:
- the pipox gene encoding peroxisomal sarcosine oxidase, giving the protein MSTKGEYDCIVIGAGVMGSFTAYQLAKNSKKTLLLEQFILPHTRGSSHGQTRIIRKAYDQDFYTHLMEECCELWAQLEEEAGVKLYRQTGLLVMGPETSQSYQLFKSTLQKNKVPMVVLTHDNFTQHIPHIKLAEGDGAVVDLTAGILYADRALKIVQRQFQKLGGVIRDKEMVVNIKPGPVVTVSTYAGVYQAKSVVITAGAWANRLLTPTGLHLPLEVVKINVCYWREKVPRSHGTNERFPCFILTEGKESKEHIYGVPSDEYPGLVKICYHMGSETDPDQRDRQTDRSDIDILQRYIVRCLPGLIPEPAVVESCMYTLTPDRHFVVDCHPSYSNIVIGAGFSGHGFKFGPVIGKLLCELSLGQVPSYDLSLFRITRFQAKPKSAL; this is encoded by the exons ttcaTCCTACCCCACACCAGAGGGAGTTCCCATGGCCAGACCCGCATCATCCGCAAGGCCTATGACCAGGACTTCTACACTCACTTGATGGAGGAGTGCTGTGAGCTGTGGGCTCAgttggaggaggaggcaggggtCAAACTGTACAG ACAAACAGGACTCCTGGTGATGGGACCAGAAACTAGTCAGAGTTACCAGCTGTTTAAGAGCACCCTACAGAAGAACAAAGTTCCTATGGTGGTCCTGACCCATGACAACTTCACCCAACATATCCCTCATATCAAACTGGCTGAGGGAGATGGAGCGGTGGTTGACCTAACTGCTGGAATTCTGTATGCTGACCGTGCACTCAAGATTGTACAG AGGCAATTTCAGAAATTGGGTGGGGTCATAAGAGACAAAGAGATGGTAGTGAACATCAAACCTGGCCCTGTTGTGACAGTGTCAACTTATGCTGGTGTTTATCAAGCCAAGAGTGTGGTGATCACCGCTGGAGCCTGGGCTAACAGACTGCTGACCCCCACTGGCTTACACTTGCCATTAGAG GTGGTGAAGATCAATGTGTGCTACTGGAGAGAGAAAGTGCCCAGGTCACATGGCACGAATGAGCGCTTTCCCTGCTTCATACTAACTGAGGGTAAGGAGTCGAAAGAGCACATCTATGGTGTCCCGTCAGATGAGTACCCAGGCCTGGTGAAG ATATGTTACCACATGGGCAGTGAGACAGACCCAgaccagagagacagacagacagaccggTCTGATATTGACATCCTCCAGCGCTACATCGTCCGTTGTTTACCTGGTCTGATTCCTGAGCCTGCAGTGGTAGAGAGCTGCATGTACACA cTAACACCTGACCGTCATTTTGTGGTGGACTGTCACCCTTCCTACAGTAACATTGTCATTGGAGCTGGATTTTCAG GTCACGGCTTCAAATTTGGACCAGTCATTGGCAAGCTTTTGTGTGAACTCAGCCTGGGACAAGTTCCCTCCTATGACCTATCACTTTTTCGCATTACACGCTTCCAGGCAAAGCCCAAATCTGCTTTGTAG